The segment GGTATCGGCTTGGTCATCAAGAGCCTCGCCCGGGCCTCGGACAAAGCCACGGCAAAACTGGCCTCCAAGCTCAAAACCACGGAAGATTACGCCGAGCTGGTGAATACCTTCCGCTCGGGGCCGCCCGCCTTGTCTCCCCTGAAGATCAAGGCCCTCGATGAGTCCTCGAACCTCATTGAATATTTTGTGCACACGGAAGACATCCGCCGGGCCGGAGACCGTTGGGCTCCGCGGGCCCTGGACCAGGAATACTCGGACGCCTTGTGGGATGAATTGATCAAGCGCGCTGCCATTCTCTACCGCGGCGTGGATCTCGGGATCGTGTTGGTCCGCCCCACGGGTCCCCGCCATGTTGCCAAGCGGGCTCCCGTATCCGTCGCCATCGTAGGCGAGCCCGGTGAGCTCCTCATGCACGCCCACGGCCGCACGCATCACGCGCTGGTCACCTTCGAAGGCCAACCGGACGCCGTCGCCCTTCTTCAGTCAGCCGAAGTCGGCCTCTGACCCGCCGTTAAACCCCAACTGACTCGCAGTTGTTGCCGTTATGAGGCTTCTAAACGACGTTAAGTGCGAGTCAGTTGGGTTGGACCGGGCTAGCGGACCAGGAAACCTGCTTCGCGAATCGCTGCCTTGACCTGGGCGATCATGTCATCCGGACCGAAGTGGAACACCGAGGCTGCCAGAACGGCGTCGGCACCTGCTTCCACTGCTGGCGGGAAATGCGCCGGTTCTCCAGCGCCGCCGGAAGCGATGATCGGGATGTGGACGGCCGCACGGACAAGGCGGATGAGTTCGAGGTCGAAGCCGTCCTTGGTGCCGTCGGCGTCGATCGAATTGAGGAGGATCTCCCCCACACCGCGGTCCGCGGCTTCCTTGGCCCACGCAATGGCGTCGATTCCGGTTCCCTGGCGTCCGCCGTGGGTGGTCACCTCGAAGCCGGAAGCCGTGGGCTCGGAGCCGGGCCTCGTCCGCCGCGCGTCCACCGACAGGACCAGCACCTGCGATCCGAAGTGGCGGGTGATCTCGTCGATGACGTCCGGGCGCGCGACGGCGGCCGTGTTGATGGAGGCCTTGTCCGCGCCGAAACGCAGGAGCTTGTCCACTTCGGCCACGCCCCGGACGCCACCGCCGACGGTCAGCGGGATGAAGACTTCCTCGGCGGTGCGGCGAACGACGTCGAACGTGGTTTCCCGGTTGCCGGAAGACGCCGTGACATCAAGGAACGTGAGTTCGTCTGCCCCGGCGTTGTCATAGCGGTGCGCCAGCTCGACGGGGTCTCCGGCGTCGCGAAGACCCTCGAAGTTGACGCCCTTCACCACACGGCCAGCGTCGACATCTAGGCAAGGGATGACACGTACTGCTACAGCCATTGCTACTCCTGGAATTGTCTCGTGTCAGATGCGGCAGGCGTGGATGCTGCTGACCAGGATGGCGCGGGCGCCGAGGTCGTACAGTTCATCCATGATCCGGTTGGTTTCCTTTTTCGGAACCATGGAGCGGACAGCGACCCAATCCGAGTCGCGCAGCGGCGACACGGTGGGCGATTCAAGGC is part of the Arthrobacter ramosus genome and harbors:
- a CDS encoding TIGR03085 family metal-binding protein, which produces MHFVDPSREVLAETLLAAGPDSPTLCEGWLTRDLAAHLYLRERKAAVGIGLVIKSLARASDKATAKLASKLKTTEDYAELVNTFRSGPPALSPLKIKALDESSNLIEYFVHTEDIRRAGDRWAPRALDQEYSDALWDELIKRAAILYRGVDLGIVLVRPTGPRHVAKRAPVSVAIVGEPGELLMHAHGRTHHALVTFEGQPDAVALLQSAEVGL
- the hisF gene encoding imidazole glycerol phosphate synthase subunit HisF, whose translation is MAVAVRVIPCLDVDAGRVVKGVNFEGLRDAGDPVELAHRYDNAGADELTFLDVTASSGNRETTFDVVRRTAEEVFIPLTVGGGVRGVAEVDKLLRFGADKASINTAAVARPDVIDEITRHFGSQVLVLSVDARRTRPGSEPTASGFEVTTHGGRQGTGIDAIAWAKEAADRGVGEILLNSIDADGTKDGFDLELIRLVRAAVHIPIIASGGAGEPAHFPPAVEAGADAVLAASVFHFGPDDMIAQVKAAIREAGFLVR